A DNA window from Moorella thermoacetica contains the following coding sequences:
- the gap gene encoding type I glyceraldehyde-3-phosphate dehydrogenase, protein MAIKVGINGFGRIGRLVFRASLEKPELEVVAINDITDVKTNAHLLKYDSVHGRLNATVEAREGAMVVNGREIKVLAERDPAKLPWKDLGVDIVIESTGVFTDATKAAAHRQAGAKKVIITAPAKNEDITIVMGVNNDKYNPAQHHIVSNASCTTNCLAPIAKVLHDNFTIKRGLMTTAHSYTNDQRILDLTHKDLRRARAGALSIIPTTTGAAKAIGLVLPELKGKLNGMAMRVPTPNVSVVDLVAELEKPATVESINAAMKAAAEGPMKGILGYCEEPLVSRDFNGDPRSSIVDALSTMVIDGTLAKVVSWYDNEWAYSKRVVDLAAFMAAKGL, encoded by the coding sequence ATGGCGATTAAGGTTGGTATCAATGGTTTCGGGCGTATTGGCCGCCTGGTTTTCCGGGCCTCCCTGGAAAAACCGGAACTGGAAGTAGTGGCCATTAACGACATCACCGATGTTAAGACCAATGCCCATCTCCTGAAGTACGACTCTGTCCACGGCCGCCTGAACGCCACGGTAGAAGCCCGGGAAGGGGCTATGGTAGTCAACGGCCGGGAGATTAAGGTCCTGGCCGAACGCGATCCCGCCAAACTTCCATGGAAGGATCTGGGAGTAGATATTGTCATCGAATCGACGGGGGTCTTTACTGACGCCACCAAAGCTGCCGCCCACCGCCAGGCAGGTGCCAAAAAGGTCATCATCACCGCCCCGGCGAAAAACGAAGACATTACCATCGTCATGGGTGTCAATAACGATAAATACAATCCGGCCCAACACCATATTGTCTCCAACGCCTCCTGCACCACCAACTGCCTGGCACCCATCGCCAAGGTCCTTCACGACAATTTCACCATCAAACGGGGTCTCATGACCACGGCCCACTCTTATACCAATGACCAGCGCATCCTCGATCTCACCCATAAGGACCTGCGGCGGGCCCGGGCCGGTGCCCTTTCCATTATTCCCACCACCACCGGCGCCGCCAAAGCCATCGGCCTGGTTTTACCGGAACTGAAGGGTAAACTCAACGGTATGGCCATGCGGGTGCCCACCCCCAATGTCTCCGTCGTCGACCTGGTGGCCGAACTGGAGAAACCGGCCACGGTAGAAAGCATCAATGCCGCCATGAAGGCAGCCGCCGAAGGCCCCATGAAGGGTATCCTGGGTTACTGCGAAGAGCCCCTGGTTTCCCGCGACTTCAACGGCGACCCGCGTTCCTCCATCGTCGACGCCCTGTCCACCATGGTTATCGACGGCACCCTGGCCAAGGTCGTTTCCTGGTACGATAATGAATGGGCCTATTCCAAACGGGTCGTCGACCTGGCGGCTTTTATGGCTGCCAAAGGGCTCTAA
- the corA gene encoding magnesium/cobalt transporter CorA: protein MQRLLIFHPKQGLKENLPPGFQPRQSEEFTWLDLVQPAREELDLLADLFHFHPLAVKDCLHPHYRPGMAQYDEYAFLTLRCIQARQRSLTAALNVFLGPGFIVTVHQEELDFLNKIWHQYRQDPRLFAKGVDFILYSLLEPLTETFFAFFDRTEARIEYLEEEVFRQPTRRILNQVFTMRRQAIKLRKILGAQRDIINVLAYPEFNLVKPENRVFFLDIYNEMLRLIDQVETFHDLASSTLEIYLSLTSNRLNEIMKVLTVITTIMMPLSLIAGIYGMNFRYMPELEWRYGYFVVLGVMALLAGVMLYFFRRKGWF, encoded by the coding sequence ATGCAGCGTCTCTTAATTTTTCACCCGAAACAGGGACTCAAGGAGAATCTGCCTCCTGGTTTCCAGCCCCGGCAGAGCGAGGAGTTTACATGGCTGGACCTGGTACAGCCGGCCCGGGAAGAACTGGACCTCCTGGCGGACCTCTTCCATTTTCACCCTCTGGCCGTGAAAGACTGCCTCCATCCCCACTACCGCCCGGGAATGGCCCAGTATGATGAATATGCCTTTTTGACCCTGCGCTGTATCCAGGCTCGCCAGCGCTCCCTGACTGCGGCCCTTAACGTTTTTCTCGGGCCCGGGTTTATAGTAACCGTCCACCAGGAGGAACTTGATTTCCTTAATAAAATCTGGCACCAGTACCGCCAGGACCCGCGGCTCTTTGCGAAGGGTGTCGATTTTATCCTATACAGCCTGCTGGAGCCCCTGACGGAAACCTTTTTTGCCTTTTTTGATCGTACGGAAGCCAGGATTGAGTACCTGGAGGAAGAGGTTTTCCGGCAGCCGACTCGCAGGATTTTAAACCAGGTCTTCACCATGCGCCGCCAGGCCATCAAGCTACGTAAAATTTTAGGTGCCCAGCGGGATATCATCAATGTCCTGGCCTATCCCGAGTTCAACCTGGTAAAACCGGAAAACCGGGTCTTTTTCCTGGATATCTACAACGAGATGCTGCGCCTCATTGACCAGGTGGAAACCTTCCACGATCTGGCCAGCTCCACCCTGGAGATCTATCTCTCCCTGACCTCCAATCGCCTGAATGAAATCATGAAGGTGCTGACGGTAATTACCACTATCATGATGCCTCTAAGCCTCATTGCCGGCATCTACGGTATGAACTTCCGTTATATGCCCGAGCTGGAATGGCGCTACGGGTACTTTGTGGTCCTGGGAGTCATGGCCCTGCTGGCCGGAGTGATGCTTTATTTCTTCCGGCGCAAGGGATGGTTTTGA
- the tpiA gene encoding triose-phosphate isomerase yields MRRPIIAGNWKMHNTTEEARDLVTLLRPLVGTARAEVVVCPPFTAIAATVNAASGSNISVGAQDLFWEDKGAYTGEVSGPMLRDLGCRYVIIGHSERRQYFGETDATVNKKLLAAYRNELLPIVCVGETLAEREAGHTLEVVGRQVREGLKGLETGQARDLVVAYEPVWAIGTGKTATAADAQEVIAFIRKTLGEMYGETAAAIRIQYGGSVKPENIAELMAQPDIDGALVGGASLDAVSFAAIVNYDQ; encoded by the coding sequence TTGCGCCGACCAATTATTGCCGGCAACTGGAAGATGCATAATACAACGGAAGAGGCCCGGGATTTGGTCACCCTGCTGCGGCCCCTGGTAGGTACGGCCCGGGCGGAGGTAGTGGTCTGCCCGCCTTTTACGGCCATAGCGGCCACAGTTAACGCCGCCTCCGGGTCCAACATCTCCGTTGGTGCCCAGGACCTCTTCTGGGAGGATAAGGGGGCCTACACCGGCGAGGTTTCCGGGCCCATGCTGCGGGACCTTGGCTGCCGTTATGTCATCATCGGCCACTCCGAACGGCGCCAGTATTTCGGCGAGACTGATGCCACAGTGAATAAAAAGCTCCTGGCTGCCTACCGCAATGAATTGCTCCCCATCGTCTGCGTCGGTGAAACCCTGGCGGAGAGGGAGGCCGGCCACACCCTGGAGGTTGTCGGCCGCCAGGTCCGGGAAGGGTTAAAGGGCCTGGAAACCGGCCAGGCCCGGGATCTGGTTGTCGCCTACGAGCCCGTCTGGGCCATTGGCACCGGCAAGACAGCTACGGCCGCCGACGCCCAGGAGGTTATCGCCTTTATCCGTAAAACCCTCGGAGAGATGTACGGCGAAACAGCCGCGGCAATCAGGATCCAGTACGGCGGCAGCGTCAAGCCGGAGAATATTGCCGAGCTCATGGCCCAGCCCGATATCGACGGTGCCCTGGTGGGCGGGGCCAGCCTGGATGCCGTTTCCTTCGCCGCCATTGTTAATTACGATCAATAG
- the gpmI gene encoding 2,3-bisphosphoglycerate-independent phosphoglycerate mutase produces MLMILDGFGLGPEGEGNAISQGRLPNYRRLLAGYPHTRLRASGEAVGLPAGQMGNSEVGHLNIGAGRIVYQELTRISKAIRDGSFFSNAALVGAVRAAREHGGALHLMGLVSDGGVHSHLDHLYALLDLAKREGLERVYIHAFLDGRDVPPASAAGYLEQVEDECRQKGIGAIATIMGRYYAMDRDRRWERTARAYRALVAGEGHQASSPSEAIRASYERDITDEFVEPAVITRDGRPLATVREGDSVVFFNFRADRARQLTRAFVDRDFDAFERPGGRLDIQFVCLTQYDVTIPAPVAFPPQVLQNVLGEVIAGAGLKQLRIAETEKYAHVTFFFNGGVEEPFPGEDRLLIPSPKVATYDQKPSMSAREVTDAVLERLDKYDFIVLNFANPDMVGHTGDLAAAIAAVEMVNECIGRIVQAMAERRAPLLLTADHGNAEEMREPDGEPHTAHTSNLVPFILVDDRYRGASLREGALEDVAPTVLDILHIQQPAEMTGKSLIVKG; encoded by the coding sequence ATGTTGATGATCCTGGACGGCTTTGGCCTGGGACCGGAGGGGGAGGGTAACGCCATCAGCCAGGGCCGCCTGCCCAACTACCGCCGCCTCCTGGCCGGATACCCCCATACCCGGCTCCGGGCCTCGGGCGAAGCCGTGGGCCTGCCGGCTGGCCAGATGGGCAACTCCGAGGTCGGCCACCTGAATATCGGCGCCGGCCGCATTGTCTACCAGGAACTGACCCGCATCAGCAAAGCCATCCGTGACGGCTCCTTCTTTAGTAATGCAGCCCTGGTGGGGGCCGTCCGGGCGGCCCGGGAGCATGGCGGTGCCCTGCACCTGATGGGCCTGGTTTCCGACGGCGGCGTCCACAGCCACCTGGATCACCTCTATGCCCTCCTGGACCTGGCCAAAAGGGAGGGCCTGGAGCGAGTGTACATCCATGCCTTCCTCGATGGCCGCGATGTCCCGCCGGCCAGCGCCGCCGGTTACCTGGAGCAGGTGGAGGATGAGTGCCGGCAAAAGGGTATCGGCGCCATTGCCACCATTATGGGCCGTTACTACGCCATGGACCGGGATCGGCGCTGGGAACGCACGGCCCGGGCCTACCGCGCCCTGGTAGCCGGTGAAGGCCATCAGGCCTCCTCCCCCAGTGAGGCTATCCGGGCTTCCTACGAGCGGGATATCACCGACGAGTTTGTGGAACCGGCAGTTATTACCCGGGACGGTAGGCCCCTGGCTACGGTCCGGGAGGGGGACAGCGTCGTCTTCTTTAATTTCCGCGCCGACCGGGCACGGCAGCTTACCCGGGCCTTCGTGGACCGCGACTTTGATGCCTTTGAACGTCCCGGCGGCAGGTTGGACATCCAGTTTGTCTGCCTGACCCAGTACGATGTAACTATCCCGGCTCCGGTGGCCTTCCCGCCCCAGGTGCTGCAGAACGTCCTGGGGGAAGTAATAGCCGGCGCCGGCTTGAAGCAGCTGCGTATCGCCGAGACGGAAAAGTACGCCCACGTCACCTTTTTCTTCAACGGCGGCGTGGAAGAACCCTTTCCCGGCGAAGACCGGCTCCTGATCCCCTCACCGAAGGTAGCCACCTATGATCAAAAGCCTTCCATGAGCGCCCGGGAGGTGACGGACGCCGTCCTGGAACGGCTGGATAAGTACGACTTTATTGTCCTGAATTTTGCCAACCCCGACATGGTCGGCCATACCGGCGACCTGGCTGCGGCCATCGCCGCCGTAGAGATGGTAAATGAGTGTATCGGCCGGATTGTTCAGGCCATGGCCGAACGCCGGGCCCCCCTTTTGCTTACCGCCGACCACGGCAACGCCGAGGAGATGCGGGAGCCCGACGGCGAGCCCCATACGGCCCATACCAGCAACCTGGTGCCCTTCATCCTGGTGGACGACCGCTACCGGGGAGCTTCCCTGCGGGAAGGCGCCCTGGAGGACGTGGCCCCGACGGTCCTGGATATTCTCCACATCCAACAGCCGGCCGAGATGACGGGCAAGAGCTTGATTGTAAAAGGGTAG
- the eno gene encoding phosphopyruvate hydratase: MTTISDIYAREILDSRGNPTVEVEVFLESGGWGRAAVPSGASTGAYEAVELRDKDPKRYGGKGVLDAVNNINAIIAPELVGSDALDQREIDRQLIEMDGTPNKGKLGANAILGVSLAVAKAAADALGLPLYRYLGGVNAHTLPVPMMNILNGGKHADNNVDIQEFMVMPAGASDFASALRMGAEVFHSLKAVLQSKGLNTAVGDEGGFAPNLRSNVEAIEVLLEAIAKAGYEPGKDCFIALDPASTELYKDGKYVFAGEGVTRTSDEMVEFWASLVDKYPIISIEDGLAEDDWEGWQNLTKRLGHKVQLVGDDLFVTNTERLSRGIEMGAANTILIKVNQIGTLTETLEAIEMAKKAGYTAVVSHRSGETEDTTIADIVVAVNAGQIKTGAPSRTERVAKYNQLLRIEEELDAAALYPGLKAFYNLKK, encoded by the coding sequence ATGACTACTATCAGCGATATTTACGCCCGGGAGATTCTCGATTCCCGGGGCAACCCCACGGTTGAGGTTGAAGTATTCCTGGAAAGCGGCGGCTGGGGCCGGGCGGCCGTGCCTTCGGGGGCTTCCACCGGGGCCTACGAAGCCGTCGAGCTGCGGGACAAGGATCCCAAGCGCTATGGCGGCAAAGGTGTTCTCGACGCTGTCAACAACATTAACGCCATTATCGCCCCGGAACTGGTGGGTTCCGACGCCCTGGACCAGCGGGAGATCGACCGCCAGCTCATTGAAATGGATGGCACGCCTAATAAGGGCAAATTAGGAGCCAATGCCATCCTGGGGGTTTCCCTGGCAGTGGCCAAAGCAGCAGCCGACGCCCTGGGCCTGCCCCTTTACCGGTATCTGGGCGGGGTTAATGCCCATACCCTGCCGGTACCCATGATGAACATTTTAAACGGCGGCAAGCATGCCGACAATAACGTCGACATCCAGGAGTTCATGGTCATGCCCGCCGGGGCCAGCGACTTCGCCAGCGCCCTGCGGATGGGCGCCGAGGTTTTCCATAGCCTCAAGGCCGTGCTGCAAAGTAAAGGGCTGAATACGGCCGTCGGCGACGAGGGTGGTTTTGCCCCCAACCTGCGCTCCAATGTGGAAGCCATCGAGGTGCTCCTGGAGGCCATCGCCAAAGCCGGTTATGAACCTGGTAAGGATTGCTTTATTGCCCTGGACCCGGCTTCAACGGAACTCTACAAGGACGGCAAGTATGTTTTTGCCGGTGAAGGGGTCACCCGTACCAGCGATGAAATGGTCGAGTTCTGGGCGAGTCTAGTCGACAAGTACCCCATCATCTCCATAGAGGACGGTTTGGCGGAGGACGACTGGGAAGGCTGGCAGAACCTCACCAAACGCCTGGGGCACAAGGTCCAGCTGGTGGGCGACGACCTCTTCGTCACCAATACAGAGCGCCTGAGCCGGGGGATTGAGATGGGTGCCGCCAACACCATCCTGATCAAGGTCAACCAGATCGGTACCCTGACCGAGACCCTGGAAGCCATTGAAATGGCCAAGAAAGCCGGCTATACGGCCGTAGTCTCCCACCGCTCCGGTGAGACGGAAGACACAACAATCGCCGACATCGTGGTGGCCGTCAACGCCGGCCAGATCAAGACCGGCGCCCCTTCCCGCACCGAGCGGGTGGCCAAATACAACCAGCTTTTGCGCATCGAGGAAGAGCTGGACGCCGCCGCCCTCTACCCGGGCCTGAAAGCCTTCTACAACTTGAAGAAGTAG
- a CDS encoding phosphoglycerate kinase, with product MAKLTLKDLELNNKRVLVRVDFNVPLEAGRVTDNTRIRAALPTIEYLLDHGARVILMSHLGRPKGKVKEELRLDPVARELESLLGRQVHKVNDCVGPEVEAAAAALKPGEVLLLENLRFHPEEEKNDPGFARQLASLADVYVNDAFGAAHRAHASTEGVAHYLPAAAGFLLQKEIETLGKALADPERPFVAIIGGAKVSDKISVIRNLLTKVDTLIIGGGMANTFLKAQGYAMGKSLVEEDQVPLAQELIQLAAQKGVKMLLPRDLVVAQEFKADAPHQVVAVNAVPDGWMALDIGPETARAYAGALEGARTVVWNGPMGVFEMEAFAHGTEAVARAVAAVDGMTIVGGGDSVAAVEKMGVAGKIGHISTGGGASLEFLEGKALPGVVALTEK from the coding sequence GTGGCCAAGTTAACCCTCAAAGATCTGGAGCTTAACAATAAACGGGTCCTGGTGCGGGTCGATTTCAACGTCCCCCTGGAGGCAGGCCGGGTGACTGACAATACCCGTATCCGGGCGGCCCTGCCTACCATTGAATACCTGCTGGACCACGGCGCCCGGGTGATTCTTATGTCCCACCTGGGCCGGCCCAAGGGTAAGGTCAAGGAAGAGCTGCGCCTGGACCCGGTGGCCAGGGAACTGGAAAGCCTCCTGGGCCGGCAGGTACATAAGGTCAACGACTGCGTCGGTCCCGAAGTTGAGGCCGCAGCCGCCGCCCTCAAGCCCGGCGAGGTTCTCCTCCTGGAAAACCTGCGCTTCCATCCCGAAGAAGAAAAGAACGACCCCGGTTTCGCCCGGCAGCTGGCCAGCCTGGCCGATGTCTATGTGAACGACGCCTTTGGCGCCGCCCATCGCGCCCATGCTTCCACCGAGGGCGTAGCCCACTACCTGCCGGCGGCGGCCGGTTTCCTGCTCCAAAAGGAGATCGAGACCCTGGGCAAGGCCCTGGCTGATCCCGAGCGGCCCTTTGTGGCCATTATTGGCGGGGCCAAGGTATCCGACAAGATCAGCGTTATCCGTAACCTCCTTACCAAAGTAGACACCCTGATTATCGGCGGTGGCATGGCCAACACCTTCCTGAAGGCCCAGGGCTATGCCATGGGTAAATCCCTGGTCGAAGAAGATCAGGTACCCCTGGCCCAGGAGTTGATCCAGCTTGCCGCCCAGAAGGGGGTAAAAATGCTCCTGCCCCGGGACCTGGTAGTGGCCCAGGAGTTTAAGGCCGATGCCCCCCACCAGGTAGTTGCTGTAAATGCCGTGCCTGACGGCTGGATGGCCCTGGATATCGGCCCGGAAACGGCCCGGGCCTACGCCGGCGCCCTGGAGGGAGCCCGTACCGTCGTCTGGAACGGCCCCATGGGCGTCTTTGAGATGGAGGCCTTTGCCCACGGCACCGAGGCTGTAGCCCGGGCAGTGGCCGCCGTCGACGGCATGACCATCGTTGGTGGCGGCGATTCCGTCGCTGCCGTGGAAAAGATGGGCGTGGCCGGAAAGATCGGGCATATCTCCACCGGTGGCGGCGCCTCCCTGGAGTTCCTGGAAGGCAAAGCCCTTCCCGGCGTTGTCGCCCTGACGGAAAAGTAA
- the rpoN gene encoding RNA polymerase factor sigma-54, whose product MREGLGLNLEQTQKLIMTPELRQAIVILQLSTLELADYIQQELQENPVLEVRDDGEVAAGCESREENDSFDIDWQEYFQDGSDLGYVCEPREELPEWYPENFPTGQPTLQDHLLLQLQIAATNPRQVEIGSFLIGNLDSNGYLKISLKEAAALLKVPQADVWQVLDLIQHFDPPGVGARDLVECLLLQLRQRGEAPAGTEKIIRGFLPDVAEGRLTRIARRLNMSLPAVQAAVDYIRSLDPKPGRSFGGSLDNRYIVPDVIIERVGDEYVVLVNDLAMPRLGINPVYQALLRKEAACDPRTRQFIERKLNAAAWLIRSLEQRRLTVYRVVNCLVKEQREFLDKGLKYLKPLTMRQVAAALGIHESTVSRATANKYVQTPQGVFELKFFFASGVEKRGGAAAAESIKKMISEAIGREDPASPLTDQQLQEMLQRQGIRISRRTVAKYRDEQGIPAAAKRKRY is encoded by the coding sequence ATGCGCGAAGGTTTAGGCCTTAACCTGGAACAGACGCAAAAATTGATCATGACGCCGGAATTACGCCAGGCCATTGTTATCCTGCAGCTCTCCACCCTGGAACTGGCCGACTATATCCAGCAGGAACTCCAGGAAAACCCGGTCCTGGAAGTGCGGGACGACGGCGAAGTGGCGGCCGGCTGTGAAAGTCGGGAGGAGAACGATTCCTTCGATATTGACTGGCAGGAATATTTCCAGGACGGCAGCGACCTAGGTTATGTCTGCGAGCCCCGGGAAGAACTGCCGGAATGGTATCCGGAGAATTTCCCTACCGGCCAGCCCACCTTGCAGGATCACCTCCTGCTCCAGCTGCAGATTGCCGCTACCAACCCGCGCCAGGTGGAAATCGGGAGTTTCTTAATCGGCAACCTGGACTCTAACGGTTATTTAAAAATCAGCCTCAAAGAGGCAGCCGCCCTGTTAAAGGTGCCCCAGGCTGACGTCTGGCAGGTCCTGGACCTTATCCAGCACTTTGATCCCCCCGGCGTAGGGGCCCGGGACCTGGTGGAGTGCCTGCTGTTACAGCTGCGCCAGAGGGGAGAGGCCCCGGCCGGGACGGAAAAAATCATTCGCGGCTTTTTGCCGGATGTGGCTGAAGGGCGCCTGACCCGCATCGCCCGGCGCCTGAATATGAGCCTGCCGGCCGTCCAGGCAGCGGTAGACTATATTCGCTCCCTGGACCCAAAGCCGGGCCGTTCCTTTGGCGGCAGCCTGGATAACCGCTATATTGTCCCTGACGTCATTATCGAACGGGTGGGGGACGAGTATGTGGTCCTGGTAAATGACCTGGCTATGCCCCGGCTGGGAATCAACCCGGTTTATCAGGCCCTCCTACGAAAGGAGGCTGCCTGTGACCCCCGGACCAGGCAGTTTATCGAACGCAAGCTCAACGCTGCCGCCTGGCTGATACGCAGCCTGGAGCAGCGGCGCCTGACTGTTTACCGGGTAGTTAACTGTCTGGTGAAGGAACAGCGGGAGTTTCTGGATAAAGGACTGAAATATTTGAAACCCCTGACCATGCGCCAGGTAGCCGCTGCCCTTGGTATCCACGAATCCACCGTCAGCCGGGCTACAGCCAACAAGTATGTCCAGACGCCCCAGGGGGTTTTTGAGCTGAAGTTTTTCTTCGCCAGCGGCGTCGAGAAGCGAGGGGGCGCGGCCGCTGCCGAGAGCATCAAAAAGATGATTTCTGAAGCCATTGGCCGGGAAGACCCTGCTTCGCCCCTGACTGACCAGCAACTCCAGGAGATGTTGCAGCGACAGGGTATCCGCATCTCCCGGCGGACGGTTGCCAAGTACCGGGACGAGCAGGGCATCCCGGCGGCGGCTAAAAGAAAACGATATTAG
- a CDS encoding gluconeogenesis factor YvcK family protein — MDGLKWLYPGLKIKRWLLLAVLGLLLLVSGLTVILGITLLASAEKGVTWFILHTLGGLGSPLLAGLLAMALGAVFIGVAVRNLARSVIQVLLPGHTANPWQVFYRRQYLARGPHLVAIGGGTGLAVLLRGLKNYTRNLTAIVTVADDGGSSGRLRQELSIPPPGDIRNCLVALADTESLMEDLFSYRFRQGEGLAGHSLGNLLLAAMTDMAGDFDRAIQELARVLAVGGRVIPSTTTHVVMGAELADGSTVLGESNIPLAGKPIKRVFLKPADCRPPAAALEAIARADAVIIGPGSLYTSVLPNLLVPGIVEALRDTPAPVFYVCNIMTQPGETDGYTVADHLRALIDHCGQGIIDTVIAHSGPISRAARRRYGEKGARPVLINSPAIARMGVELRRGWLVDETHVVRHHPERLASLVMEEVYRHQARGRRRFFYLVRERFRTLAR, encoded by the coding sequence TTGGATGGCTTAAAATGGCTCTACCCGGGGCTTAAAATTAAACGTTGGCTGTTGCTGGCAGTCCTGGGTTTGCTGCTGCTTGTTTCTGGTCTAACGGTTATCTTGGGGATAACCCTGCTGGCTTCGGCGGAAAAAGGAGTTACCTGGTTTATCCTTCATACCCTGGGTGGCCTGGGCTCGCCCCTGCTGGCTGGTCTTTTGGCCATGGCCCTGGGAGCGGTCTTTATTGGGGTGGCCGTCCGGAATCTGGCCCGTTCGGTTATCCAGGTTCTCTTGCCCGGTCATACCGCCAATCCCTGGCAGGTTTTTTACCGGCGCCAGTACCTGGCCCGGGGCCCCCACCTGGTGGCCATCGGCGGGGGGACGGGGCTGGCCGTCCTCTTGCGGGGTTTAAAAAACTATACCCGCAACCTGACGGCCATCGTCACCGTGGCCGATGACGGGGGAAGTTCCGGTCGCCTGCGCCAGGAATTGAGCATCCCGCCCCCGGGGGATATCCGCAATTGCCTGGTGGCCCTGGCCGATACGGAAAGCCTCATGGAGGATCTCTTCAGCTACCGGTTCCGCCAGGGCGAGGGCCTGGCCGGTCACAGCCTGGGGAATCTCCTCCTGGCGGCCATGACGGATATGGCCGGTGATTTTGACCGGGCCATCCAGGAACTGGCCCGGGTCCTGGCGGTAGGGGGGCGGGTCATCCCCTCGACGACCACCCATGTCGTCATGGGTGCCGAACTGGCCGATGGCAGCACCGTCCTGGGTGAAAGCAATATCCCCCTGGCCGGCAAACCCATTAAAAGGGTGTTTTTAAAACCGGCTGACTGCCGGCCGCCGGCGGCGGCCCTGGAAGCCATTGCCCGGGCCGACGCCGTGATAATCGGCCCGGGGAGTCTGTATACCAGCGTCCTGCCAAACCTGCTGGTGCCGGGTATTGTCGAGGCCCTGCGGGATACCCCGGCACCGGTCTTTTATGTTTGCAACATCATGACCCAGCCGGGAGAAACGGACGGTTACACGGTGGCCGACCACCTGCGGGCCCTCATCGACCACTGCGGCCAGGGGATAATAGATACGGTAATCGCCCACAGCGGCCCCATTTCCCGGGCCGCCCGGCGGCGTTACGGCGAAAAGGGAGCCCGGCCGGTCCTGATTAACAGCCCGGCAATCGCCAGGATGGGGGTAGAGCTGCGCCGCGGCTGGCTGGTAGACGAGACCCATGTCGTCCGCCATCACCCCGAACGATTGGCCAGCCTGGTCATGGAAGAGGTTTACCGGCACCAGGCCCGCGGCCGGCGGCGTTTTTTTTACCTGGTACGGGAGAGATTTCGCACCCTGGCCCGGTAG
- the whiA gene encoding DNA-binding protein WhiA codes for MPLSFSLQTKEELARVKARHPCCRQAELVAFLRLGNLDGGQPGEETVLFTTPYPALARKVYSLAREFLACPVKVRNSRRQGKGRPVFRVVARARLKEIQDWLAGRAGVPEYPCCQAAYMRGAFLVTGSVNKPSGTHHLELIFPDAAMAGQMQGLMQQQELEPRLSRRQRGYVLYLKDSEQIIRALSLMGAYSAVLAYENVLIFKDMRNRVNRLVNCETANLTKTVETGLRQAENIRYLIATVGWDYLPPALREIAAVRLQHPEASLKELGEMLHPPVGKSGVNHRLRRLELIARQVRGQGREGYAPDDDLSRPRA; via the coding sequence ATGCCGTTATCCTTTTCCCTGCAGACCAAGGAAGAACTGGCCCGGGTGAAGGCCCGGCACCCTTGCTGCCGGCAGGCGGAACTGGTGGCGTTTTTGCGTCTTGGTAACCTGGATGGAGGGCAGCCCGGGGAGGAAACAGTCCTGTTTACCACTCCCTACCCGGCCCTGGCACGAAAGGTCTATTCCCTGGCCAGGGAGTTCCTGGCCTGCCCCGTGAAGGTCAGAAACAGCCGCCGCCAGGGCAAAGGCCGCCCGGTCTTCAGGGTCGTTGCCCGGGCCCGGCTGAAAGAAATCCAGGACTGGCTCGCCGGCCGGGCGGGGGTGCCGGAATACCCCTGCTGCCAGGCTGCCTATATGCGGGGGGCCTTCCTGGTAACGGGCTCGGTTAATAAACCCTCGGGGACCCACCACCTGGAGCTCATTTTTCCGGATGCCGCCATGGCCGGCCAGATGCAGGGTTTGATGCAGCAGCAGGAACTGGAACCTCGCCTGAGTCGCCGCCAGCGGGGCTATGTCCTTTACCTTAAGGATAGCGAGCAGATTATCCGGGCCCTGAGCCTGATGGGGGCCTACAGCGCCGTCCTGGCCTATGAAAATGTCCTGATCTTTAAGGATATGCGCAACCGGGTGAACCGCCTGGTAAATTGCGAAACGGCCAATTTAACCAAGACGGTGGAAACCGGCCTGCGCCAGGCGGAGAACATCCGCTACTTGATAGCTACCGTGGGCTGGGATTATCTCCCACCCGCCCTGCGGGAGATAGCCGCCGTGCGCTTGCAACACCCGGAGGCCAGCCTGAAGGAACTGGGGGAGATGCTGCACCCCCCGGTGGGTAAGTCGGGTGTCAATCACCGCCTGCGCCGCCTGGAGCTAATTGCCAGGCAGGTGCGCGGCCAGGGAAGAGAAGGTTATGCGCCGGACGACGACCTTTCCCGCCCGCGGGCATAA